ATCCTGAGCAGCTCCTCGACAGTGTGGCTCCCTATGAATCCCGCTCCCCCCGTCACCACCACGGCAGGCATTTTACCCTCGATGCTGCCGACCTGATGCTAAGGATAAAAGCTGATGCCGCGCTGCACCGGGATGGGGCATGATAGCGGTCACGGGAGGTGCGGGTTTCATAGGGAGCAACATAGTCGTTGAGCTCCTCAGGAGGGGGGAGGAGGTAATTCTCGTGGACGACTTCTCCACGGGATCCAGGGAGGTGGCCAGGAGACTTGAGGAGATGGGAGCCATCCTCCTTGAGGGCAGCTCCTCCAGGGTGGCTGAACTGGATCGCGTCGATGCCGTGCTACACCTTGGCATGCCGTCCTCCAGCCCGATGTACAGGGAGGATCCGGGCCTTGTTGGCTCGGCGCTCGGGGAGTTCATCGTCCTGATGGAGCTCGCCAGGAGGAGGGGGATCAGGCTCATATACGCCTCCACCTCCTCGATCTACAACGGGAACGACCCCCCTCACAGGGAGGACATGCCTGTCATACCGACGGACCTCTACACGGAGGCCAGGTACTTCATGGAGAGAATGGCGGAGGTCTATCATAGCCTTCACGGGGTTAGATCCATAGGACTCAGGCTTTTCAGTGTTTACGGGCCGAATGAGAGGCCGAAGGGGAGGTACGCTAACGTGGTTTCTCAGATGATATGGGCAGGGCTCGAGGGCAGGAGGTT
This sequence is a window from Candidatus Korarchaeota archaeon NZ13-K. Protein-coding genes within it:
- a CDS encoding NAD-dependent epimerase/dehydratase family protein, with product MIAVTGGAGFIGSNIVVELLRRGEEVILVDDFSTGSREVARRLEEMGAILLEGSSSRVAELDRVDAVLHLGMPSSSPMYREDPGLVGSALGEFIVLMELARRRGIRLIYASTSSIYNGNDPPHREDMPVIPTDLYTEARYFMERMAEVYHSLHGVRSIGLRLFSVYGPNERPKGRYANVVSQMIWAGLEGRRFVVFGDGSQTRDFIHVRDVVRAFMAALESDAHGVFNVGTGRETSFRDLASMISEKLPLSLEFVENPIRNYVLRTCADTSLAEEVLGFRATVDLRRGIEELIEAYRREEIVFGV